GCTGTTCAATTCGGCGACAAGGTGTTTGGAAAAGCCGGTGCTCTCGTGTTCGCGCTCATTGTTTCCGCGAGCTGCTTCGGGGCGCTCAATGCGACGATTTTTACCAGCGGGCGATTGGTCTATGCGGCCGGCAAGGAAGGTTATCTGCCTTCAATATTTGGCCACCTCTGGACTCGAGGATCTTCCGCAAGCAATCGACTGCAGCGCCGGTCATGGGCTCGCCAATCCATTTCACGCCTTTTTGGTGAGCACTTTCGAATTGGATACACACCCATCAATGCCATGGCCCTGAACAGCGCGCTCACCTTGGTATATGTCATTGTCGGTGAATTCAAAACCTTAGTCACCTTCTACGGTGTTGCGGGCTACACGTTCTATTTTCTCACCGTCCTTGGCCTGATTGTGCTCAGGATTCGAGAACCATACTTGGAGCGACCGTACCAAACATGGATCTCAACTCCTATCATCTTTTGCTGCGTTAGcattttccttctcagtCGAGCGGTCATTGCAGAGCCCTTGCAAACCTTGATAGTTGTGGCCTTTATTGTTGCTGGCGTTCCGGTCTACTACTGGCGAATCTATCAGCGTGATGGTCAGATTACATTGCCAGGATGGAAATTCTGGCAGGCAAGATGAACGTTCACGCGCGATTCGCGTTCTTTCCCctaatatcttttaatatctgaccttcttcttcttcctatgCCCTATGGCCTTTgccttctcctttcttcgtctggcTGCCGGGTCATATTCGAAGTCTGTTAATGAAAATCAATGATACCAATTTCTATTGCGGGGCGTATGAATGAACAGCAGAGGTCTCTTCTTGTCAACAGTACAAAACTCCCAATAGTCATGATGAACGAGAACTAACATGTCCAGTATCGTGGGTATGTAATGCCTTTCTCTGTCTGTCTgccccctttctttctctgaaATAGAACAGAGAAAGTTTGTCACCGAAGACTGGGTGGATTCTCATGTCAATACTTAAAGATTTCGTGCATATATAGcatagaatatatataaaatacataTGCGGTCCAGGATAACAGCATGGCTTGACCATTTTCTAATACAGATCACCATAGTTGGGCTGTAAGaacaatataataatagtcgGATCTTTAACATATTCACCTTATCTTCAatgctgtatatatatttgtataGAGCAGACATAATTCTAGGGTTAGTGGGTGAGTGGTCTATCTTGGGTGGCGTCATGATACATCATGTTCGACCATTACTCGTGAATGGAGACCCCCCAGTACAATCTCTAACGTCTAACGTCTAGCTAACTAGGATAGGTGGATGTTCACACCGCTGTGTGAGCACTGATGGGCCTTGCGTATCTGAATCATTGTGGGAAGTATGGTAAAGGTACAGACGAAATGATTCAGCGCCATCATAGCTATTTTGTGAAAGATACATGTTGCTATGCGGGTGGCAGACCCAGGTAGATCGTCAAGCATGATATGTTATGCCCTAAACACCCAGACGGATGATGGATTCGATTCAGTCAATGGGTTTcgcttttccttgtttctctCGAAATGGAAGGCATATGACTAATGGACCCATACAGGAAAAGATAAAGCGCTTGGGATTCTAATTTATACCTTATTTAGCAGGGAGTATTGGCTCCCGGTCGGTTGAGCGAAGGCGTCTAGGGGTTGGAATTTAAGATATCCATGCATTCCCTTCAACTCTGAAGCTGGGTAATGATGATAAAAGATGTCCTTCTCTCTCGTTGCGTGATATCAATGGTCATAACGCGTCATATGTACATTATCTATTCTAATTGTACAAATCATGATGCTTCCAGTCCATCCCACAAATCCGCTTTTAGGAGAACAGCAGGAGCATGCTTCAGATTTGGTGCACTGGGGTCTAATTCAGCAAAGAATCGTAGACGACTGACAGACTCGACACATGGCGTGTAAATACGTGTTGAGATGACTGTTCTCTCATTTACAAAGACTTCTAGCACGTTTCGATCGAGGAATGCATGGATCCGAAgtgtctcttctttctccatgcCGCTCTCATCTGCAAAAGTAAACAAGGTATGCGGTGCGATCTCTGGATTATGGTTGATGCCCGGGTCATAAGGAGGAGGTCTGTGGATTGAGAATGTCTCACTGCATGGTGCCCATGCTAGGACGGTGCTATTACGAGGATCTAGGAATCGGTGTCAGTCGCTTAAGAAACAGTAGAAAGCTATGCTGGCTAAGGTGATTGGGGCAAATCCTCAACCCAGACAATGAAGACATACCTAAGTCGTGCTGAAATTCTATCCCCACCAGCTTGCACAGCTTCCCGACCGCAAACTCGGCCTCTAGCTCCCACCGTGATGTTGTCAAGGATAAGTAATTGCCACAATGTTGCCGGTCCCATAACGCGACATTCGTAATGCTCTGGGCTTCCCCGCGGAGTTTCTTCAGTCTCTGGTCCGGCTCAACGCCTAACGTCCGGATTGTAAAACTCCCTTCGCCGttggcttccttctcaataGACGTAACATCGCTCAGGTTCGAGTGACGTGTCTTTGTAACATTGCGCAATGTCGTCAGCTTTAGACTGCGTGGGAGAGATATCACACCACTCCAGCCTTGTCGATGCCGGATGCCATCTGGAAGATCCTCTTCTGTGATCCAGCAATAAACAATATATTGTGACGTGACGGGATCCCAGAAGGAATTAGCGGCGTAGGCGCATCCGTGATCGAATATTCCGGAAAATGCATAGTCTGTGAGGGCATCTATTGGCTCGCTCTTCGGTTGTTCAGGACGGGGGTCTACGGCCATCCATAGCTGCGATCGAGAGACCCTCTTCTGCTCCCTCTCAGACACCAAACACCCTTCTACGCccataataataaagtttttcGTGGTTCCTTCGTGGTCGGTTAGTACTACCCAGTTTGTGGTTTCCCAGTTCACCCCCAGGTCGCCCGACCACCTAGATGGCCGGAAGTTTAGCCCAACGTTGACCAGAGGCCCCACATACGTCCATTTTCTAAGATCATCAGGATTGACTGAGTAAACGAAGACTGTTGGTGTTCGCCCCGCGATTCCTCCGGAGAGAAACCCAGAGAGACTGAGAGGCGGCAATATGTCATTGTCGTGTTCACCTTGCTTTGCTGTCCACACTCCTATATAAGGGTCTCGCCAAGCAGTCACATTAAGATCGGGAGGAGGCGCCGGTAGAATTGGGTTGGAGTCTAGACGCTGCCATGTTACACCATTATCCCGCGAAACAGCTATACTGAGCGACTCGCTTCCAACCTCATAGGGCAAAGTATAATGCAAAGGCAAACGCCTCACCGAAGTGTATATATACGTGAGAGCCCCGGCAACCCCGTTGATATCAGAAGGCCGGAAGCAGCCTGTGAATATGCCGCAACTATCGTACTCGGCTGAAGGTGTTAGACATGGCTCCGGGGATGTCTTCCAGGATATTAGGTCCTGTGAAACTGAATGTCCCCAGGAAATGTTCCCCCAATCGTTGCCTTTCGGGTTCCATTGAAAGGATAGGTGATATAGGCCAGTCGCAGGGTCATATCCAAGGCCGCAAGGGTCGTTTAACCAGCCGCGGGGAGCGGTTAGGTGAAACAATGGCCGCGAGTATAGAACATGACGAGAAGACGTAACCTGCTGTTCACACGATAAAGAATTCTCAATCAGGTTAGAATTGTATGATTGGGTCTGGGACACCAAATTAGCAGGGATTGCGGCCCCTTCGCATCCTGCGAGAACTGGCATGTGGTTTGATTCGGCTGGTTATTAGGCGACTAGTATAGACGGGGAACATAGCCAACCAAGAGCCCAAAACCGAAAGTCTCTCTTGCGAAATCAGTCTCTAGCTCAGCCCCTTCGTCGCAAGGAGCCCAGCTGATTGGAAGATAACGCCGATCGATTGGTGAGACACGCACGTCTTGGTAGATTGGCAGAAAGCCTATAGTATGGTGGTGCAGGTATGCATAAACGGGTTGTTGCGATATCAACTGTGGAAATCTGGAACTTTTGAAAAGCTCTGgacaaagaaatattctaGCAGAGGCACCGGCGCTGCCTCTCGGCATTTGTCTCGGAAGGCAATTGTTCTTCGTTTTAATACTCATCACCACCGGTCAAGAAGCGGACGGAGGATTCTCGGAGAATTCGCCTTGGGGATTGATCCCGCATGGATGACAGGCTCGGTCGGAGACACACACTAGTTGTGAAATGATCGGCTAGTCCATCCTGGCTGTTTCGCAAACATTGATGGAACCGAAAAATCGGCGAGGTATTCTACAGAGTACAAAGTAGTATTCGCACACAGTGGCGGAACCTGCAACCGATGGATCCCACCCCCTGGGGCTTTGCTAGGCGGATTTCAGTACATCGGTTttgggaaagggaaaaaaaaaatagaaaaagaagtgtCAGTGGCAATGCTGTGAGACATATGAAAAATAGATATGAGTACCTATAGGATAAGTATAGTATGACGAGTAATCTCCTCCCCAGGATTTTCTTACTTCTGATGAACCGGTTTAACAATGATCACAGAAAGAATCATGCCAAAACCAAAACGAGTTCTGTGGCTTCAGATGAGATTGTCCGTACATATGTGTACATACCGATACCGGCATGCGTGGACATTTGAGTAGTCGTGAGTTTGCCAAGGATATTCCAAATATAAAGTGTAGTCTATTGAAACTTAAAGAGTCTGAAGGTCAGTGGatccctttttctttatatataaatactgCCCTTTTAAATATATCCCTTCCTTACTACGTACTAGTAAGCATGGTACCTCTACTAGTACTGCGTCGTTgggtatgtactgtactagTACTAGGTACATACTACGTAGGTACGACGGAGTTAGGTATTAGTATGGACTTGTGTGGGACATACCTCCCTGATTCTAAGATGATTGGCTCCATTCTCTCCAAATACGTAGCTCTACTTTAGACTTTACTGTTTTCAGTCCTAGCATTGAAACTTTCAAGCGTCTTTTTAAGATATGGACATTGGAAACTGGAATGCAATACAACGTTTAATTTTCACCTAAATCTCCCAAGATCCGGGGTCACGGTATATATCCCACACATATCCATGTCTCACCACGCCCCTTAAGGTACTATTCCTCCTGATCCGCTGAGTCCCCAGACGATCCACGGCACTTACCTCCACCAATATCCGTTCTTTGAGACTCAATCTCTTCGTTCTTTCTTacagagaggaaaagaacaagaagaagggaaaagagcaTCCACCAGGAAATGGAATGAAGACCCACAAAATAATCAACTCTTCGTTGCGGAGTTAGTAATAGtcattttttgatttttatttttcaatttttgtGCTCACCCTATCATGCATATGATATCGCTCAAGATGACCTGTCCGACTTCAAAGTCAGGGGTAGATACAGACATTCACTCGACTGTGGGCAGCGACACAAGTGATGTGCAACATCTAGACCTGACCACGACCAATTCCCATCATCTCTCGAAAGAGAGGACCGTTAATGTCTTCTTATTGGTGGCTTGCGTGGTCTTTGGGGCAGCGTCGTTCCTGTTTGGCTTTGACGACAAGATTATCTCGCCAGTTGCGGCGCTGCATCCTTTTGTAAGTCGACCTCTGACGGGGAGCTAAGCCGCCAATCCCACTAACAATGGAATCGACTCCTCAGGTCGAGAGGTATCAAGGACCCAATCCGAGAACTGGTAGATATACCTTAACCGCCCACAACCAGAACATTGTATTCTCGGTCCCGCTGGTCGGTTCGATTCTCGGAGGTCTCGCAGCATCGCCCATGAATTTTCGCTTTGGCCGAAAATGGCCCGTGTTGATGGCGTACGTTATCTCCATTAGTGGTGGATTGCTTCAAGTCTTTGCCCCCAGCCTGGCGGCGTTCGTGGCTGGACGATTCATAAATGGCATTGCTATGGGCATCGCCAATGGCACCGCTCCCTTGTATCTTTCGGAGGTATGTAATTGCAATGTATGAAATAGACCCCTATAACTAATGCCTTAACAGGTGGTTCCCGCTTCTATGAGAGGTAGAAGTGTAACATCAATTAATATCTTGAACGTGGCAGCGGGAGTTATCGGAACCGTTGTAGTGTCTGAGACTAAAAAGCGAGGGGGCAGAGAGTCATACTTGATACCGTTGGCCGTGCAGTGTGCTCTACCTGTGTTACTATTTATTTGCACGTTACCTCTTCCTGAAAGCCCACAATGGCTTGTCGCTAAGGGTCGATTGGCACAGGCTCGTAGCAACCTGCGAAAACTCCGTGGCCTCAGCGAAGAGCAGGTTGACGTCGAGCTTGAGATAATGAAGCTCTGTGAACAAAAGGAACATGAAATGAAGGCCAATGTGAAGTTCTGGGAGATATTTTCGAGGAAGTACCTCCATCGAACCCTGACAGCTGGATCGTTCTTCTCTTTGAACCAGGTCTCTGGAGTAATACTCTCGACGACTTACGTTACAGTTTTCCTCACGGAGATAGGTATGGAGGATTCCTTCACCTTGGATGCATTCTCCTTGACGGTGATTGCATCTTGCTGTACCCTTGCCGGTACTATAGCAGCACCCTTCGTAATCGATCGAGCCGGTCGCCGTCCTACTGCGTTGGTGGGGATGAGCATGTTGCTTGTTATTGACGCTCTAGCCGGAGGTCTAGCATTCAGCAAAGACAAGCGCTCTGGTGTAGCAATTGTCGCATTATCTCTAACTTTTAACTTTTTTTGGGCCTCGTCGTTTTCTTCACTGTCGACCTTGATGCCTTCAGAGATGGCCACGCCTAAACTCCGTCACCACACCATGGCCTACACCATTGCCTGCGCTCAGACAACCGCAGTAATTACTACGCTTGTCGTCCCTCGGCTGACCGCGCCAGATGCAGCAAACCTAGGCGCGAAGGCGTATCTTATATTCGCCGGCTGTATGTGCTGTATCGTAGTCTTCACATTTTGTTTCCTGCCTGAGACCAAAGGCCGCACCTTTGCAGAGATTGATGAACTGTACGACGCAGGTGTTCCGGCCTGGAAATGGCGGACCTATGAAAGTTCATTCCAGTTAAGGACAGATCCGAACCTCTCGAAGCCTTCTCCTAATGTGGCTTAGCACCGTTTTATACATTATCCTCATCATGATGTATCTATATAGTACAGGCTAGAACTAAGATGTATAATAACTCCCCGTATTCGTGGCGCATCCCCATCCGGTCATAATCTGGGTATACACTGGTACACTTGATCCAGCTATAACATGTAATCAAGCCAACTAATCAAGTtggcttcggcttcaataATCAGCGAGTAATCCGACTCAATATGTTTCTTCCGTAAGACCGAGGGAGAACTCCTTGCATGCCTTTAACCGGGACACCACCAATACGCCGAAGCccagaaaggagaaaagcaaacCAAAGATAATGCATAAGCAACATTTAAGCACCGCTAGGAGTATGCGTTGTTTGAACTTGTGAGGACCAGTTACTATAGGTGTTGCTCCTGATGTTCGAGGCGCTCAAGAAGGCCTTGTATCTTTCCAGGTAAGGGTGATTCCCACCTCGAAGGCTATTGAGCAAAAGTAAGAAATCCTCTGCTAGGGACTGAGGAAGCGTGGTAGTGGCGCCTGAGTGCATGGATCCTGGAAAACTTGGTGGCGAGACGCTTGATTTCGGTATCGATTCGGTTACGGGTGGTATCAGAGTAAAACCATTCCCTAGAGAGAGCTGGACATTAGACGATACACTGATGGCACTGACAGCGATGTCGTACAATTTTTCGACCTAGTTATATGAGCCATGTAACCGAATGCAATTTAGGGATAACTTCTGACTCACAAGGCCTATCCCATGTGCTTCCATGGAGCTCAGTCTCAATGACTGGCAGATTTTGAGCGTATCCTTTGCGACGGAAACACAATAGTTGAAACAGAGCTCATGGTGGTCGGATGAAGGCTTCAGTAGGCCATGGGTGGAGCATAGAACCCATACGCGATTCTGAAGCCACTTCTTGGTTATAAAAACATCCGCGCACTGTGTTTCTCTCAACCCCATTGCTGGTTGAGTGTTGCGAGTCTCTCCAGAAGCTGATTTTGTACGTTCAAACCAGTCGTATCCCTTATATCGTTCAGACTCGCTCACTCGACTAAGGTTTTGGTGGATAGCCAAAGCTTTGGCTTCGGTCAGCTTTTCACAATAACCAGAGTCGATGCTGCACCGCCGGTTCCAGCAATCGacgacatcctcatccacagcaTCAAAGAGCTCCATCAAACGAGCTAAACCCATCATTCCTTCAGCATCTTTCTCGTTATGAACTATAATACCGGAAACAAGACTATGCGTGGCGTTATGAATAAAATCATGCACAGAACGCATACTAAAGCCAGGCTTTCCCCAAAAGGTAATCGGATGCCTACGCTGTAATGCATACGCTCTTTGTTTAATGTCAGTTAAGTAACAAGGATATGGTTGGTAAAGTGCGTAAGAGATACATACCTCTCCGTTATAGATAAAACTAAGTAAGTTCGCAAACGCTGACCCTTTTCGTCTCCAGGTAGATCGCGATAGGAATTTGGGTCGTTCAACCCCAATGTAGCGGCGAGATCTAAAGCCTCCCTCAGACGAAGCCATGCTGCGTTGTGCTGATTACTACCGAAAAGGCATCCAAATAGGAAGAAGCTTGTGAGAACGGCCTCGATAGTCGGATTTTCACCGAAATCAGAGCAGCTTCTCATTCTTGTAGCTTCGGTCATCATTAGCCTGGCCTGGCCAGCTCGAGATTGAGAAGTGGGTCGCTCATCTATCTCAATGGGCTGGGTAAGCGAGAAAGCGCACAGCGAGAGCAACATCGAGCCAAACTGAGGATTTTTACGATGTTCATGGGATAGCATCCGGATGAACAACGAAGACCGATTCAGCACTGGCAAAGTCGGGTGCAGGCGATCAAAATAGACGTCAATCCATGGAATCATGTTTGCCTCCACGATCGACGAGGGCCATAACGCTCTTGTATGACTTGGTTCTTGCTTGGTAACATCCACATCCGGCACAGGAGCCGGAATATTATGTGTTTCTAGACTCTGTGCTTGCAGACTCGAAGAGTCCGCATCATTCTGAATGATAGAGGGCAGAGATGTCCTTAGGTAAATATTAGTGCCCGGGAAATCAAAAATGGGCATTTGAGCATCTAAATTATCCGGCAGCCAGTACTCCACATCGCTTCTCTCATTCCAGCTTATCGCACTGTGACTATGAGATGCCATAGGCGAAGCATCTACACCCCAACCAGGAGCAACCGCCGCCGTCGCATGGGATTGCGCAAGGTCGACGGGCACGGAAACATCGCCACCAGAAATAGGCCATGGTGTCGCATCATGTCGACCCTCTTCCCGCGGAGGAGGCTCTGCTTGATATGGGAAAGTGGTAGGAAAGGCGCTAGAGTTGACTTGACTTTGTGGGGTTAGGGGATTTTTGCTTAACACATGGGTTTGTTGCTGCCGGATCTGCGATACACGACTAACGAAGTGGTCAGGCTATGCAATAACTCAACAAGTGAGTAGAGCATTATTCTAGTGAACTTACTGTCCAGTTGGACCCCGTTTTTTCTGGGGTTGAAAAAAGGTGCATTCAAAACCCATAGACACACATGCTTTACATGGTTGCGATAGACTACACTGTGCGGTATCAAGAAGGTTAGCATACCGACGACCGACCGCTCAAGCATCAGAAGTAAATCGCAGAGGGCAGGGGAGGTGCAATGAAACTGATAACAATCTAGagaaaggggaaggaagtaTTGCCTTGATCTTCCGAAATTTGCACTGGTCGCAGGCCCTCTTCGCTATAGCCCCCGATGTCTTCCTTCGGGATTCAGTCCGGATGGCACCGGTCATCGGGGGTGTCGTGGTGGCATCCGAAGTCGGGTTCATGATGGCATGTTCTCGGAGGGACAAAAGGGGGCGATAGAGGACAGGAAACTAGCAGGTATGCGAGCAAGAGGGACAATCACAATGATATACCAGGATGAAACATTTCAATGCCTCACACTTGACTTCCCCGTCCATCAGTCAGCTTGTTATATTCAAGAGAACGAGAGAAAATGAGGAAAAAATCGCCTGTCGTGGAGGCCCCGCGTGATGAACCCACTGTAACGTATTTGTCTCAACCTTAGTGCCGTCACTCTTAGGTTCCAAGGTTGTTTTAGTAGTAAAAGGGAAATCAAAATCaaattaaaataagaaaaatcaaggagaaacttttttttaaaaaaaaaaagaaatgctaAATCCTACTACTTTTATGCTTATTTCTTTCGTTATTATTCACATTTTCGAggttaaaaaataaaaaaataaaaaaaataaaaagtacGACGATACATAGTCTCTGCAAAATCCGGGGTTTTAGGTTACGATTCCACATACAACACACATTTTTAACCATAATCATTTACTCATTAGAAGCATTTTTAGTTTACCAAATGAGGTAATCTatatcattctttctcttcctcccccttTCTATGATttgtataaaataaaaaaaaactttttatcATGATGATTTCTACACAAACCA
This DNA window, taken from Aspergillus flavus chromosome 5, complete sequence, encodes the following:
- a CDS encoding permease of the major facilitator superfamily; the encoded protein is MHMISLKMTCPTSKSGVDTDIHSTVGSDTSDVQHLDLTTTNSHHLSKERTVNVFLLVACVVFGAASFLFGFDDKIISPVAALHPFVERYQGPNPRTGRYTLTAHNQNIVFSVPLVGSILGGLAASPMNFRFGRKWPVLMAYVISISGGLLQVFAPSLAAFVAGRFINGIAMGIANGTAPLYLSEVVPASMRGRSVTSINILNVAAGVIGTVVVSETKKRGGRESYLIPLAVQCALPVLLFICTLPLPESPQWLVAKGRLAQARSNLRKLRGLSEEQVDVELEIMKLCEQKEHEMKANVKFWEIFSRKYLHRTLTAGSFFSLNQVSGVILSTTYVTVFLTEIGMEDSFTLDAFSLTVIASCCTLAGTIAAPFVIDRAGRRPTALVGMSMLLVIDALAGGLAFSKDKRSGVAIVALSLTFNFFWASSFSSLSTLMPSEMATPKLRHHTMAYTIACAQTTAVITTLVVPRLTAPDAANLGAKAYLIFAGCMCCIVVFTFCFLPETKGRTFAEIDELYDAGVPAWKWRTYESSFQLRTDPNLSKPSPNVA
- a CDS encoding glycosyl hydrolase family protein (unnamed protein product), which produces MPVLAGCEGAAIPANLVSQTQSYNSNLIENSLSCEQQVTSSRHVLYSRPLFHLTAPRGWLNDPCGLGYDPATGLYHLSFQWNPKGNDWGNISWGHSVSQDLISWKTSPEPCLTPSAEYDSCGIFTGCFRPSDINGVAGALTYIYTSVRRLPLHYTLPYEVGSESLSIAVSRDNGVTWQRLDSNPILPAPPPDLNVTAWRDPYIGVWTAKQGEHDNDILPPLSLSGFLSGGIAGRTPTVFVYSVNPDDLRKWTYVGPLVNVGLNFRPSRWSGDLGVNWETTNWVVLTDHEGTTKNFIIMGVEGCLVSEREQKRVSRSQLWMAVDPRPEQPKSEPIDALTDYAFSGIFDHGCAYAANSFWDPVTSQYIVYCWITEEDLPDGIRHRQGWSGVISLPRSLKLTTLRNVTKTRHSNLSDVTSIEKEANGEGSFTIRTLGVEPDQRLKKLRGEAQSITNVALWDRQHCGNYLSLTTSRWELEAEFAVGKLCKLVGIEFQHDLDPRNSTVLAWAPCSETFSIHRPPPYDPGINHNPEIAPHTLFTFADESGMEKEETLRIHAFLDRNVLEVFVNERTVISTRIYTPCVESVSRLRFFAELDPSAPNLKHAPAVLLKADLWDGLEAS